The Scomber scombrus chromosome 19, fScoSco1.1, whole genome shotgun sequence DNA window TTAGACAGTAAATAACTGGCAGTATAACTGTGTGTGACTTATGATAGCAGCATTGTGTAAAACCGAGGCAGTCGAGATAAATATGTCATAAATAATGTCATTGTCAAGCTCATGTGTAAGATGAAATACAGATAGGCGagttaatgtaatataaaatggTTTGTCTCATAACTCACAGCATTATTTAAGGACTAAGTGAGTAAAAGCATGAATCAAAGGTAACTCTAGAGGGCAAAGTTCATAATGGACTCTTTACGGTAAAGATTTAATCTCTCCTATCTTTCTCTACTGTAATGATTACAAGGCAGAAAAGTATTATATggaaaaattgtattttgtggATGATAGATGACTTCTCTTATTTTGAAGAAGAAGCAGCCATGGCCTATTGCCACTGATTTTAACAGTATAGCCCGCACAAAGGTCAATGTTGACAGGAAagctgcctttttttatttcttttttttaaagacagctCTTTTAAGACCAGCTCCATTAttccaaaaccaaaatatgaagaaatttagataaaaacaacataaaaatacagaatttcATGATATGCAACCTATACCAATTCAAAAAAGATGTCACATGGGTGACTGAATGTTCAAAGTAATAATCCAGAGTTATCCATATAAAAGTTTAACATCCTAATTGCCTCCTGATAGGTAATAATATTCATTGAATGATTGTTCATTTCATTATAATATAGCACATTGTGACCTGTGATGTCAATAAAGTGATTTCAACGTTCTAGTTTTTGATATCTTTATTTTGGCCTTATCCCCACATGCGTATAACCTAATATTTTAACAGTGGCATACAGTTTTTAGGCCAATGTAGTTCTTATATCTGGCAGGAGGAGGGAAATGCCTAATGAACTGTCCTGCCCATGTCTCAGCCAGCCTTTTAAGAGCTCACAGAGCCGGGGTCATCTGGAAGCCATTTCTGCTTGTGCTTTCTCCCTCATCTCATTGTAATCTCTCAGTACAACTCCCCACACCTCCTGCCCCCACCCCCGCTCCCCGGTGAAGCCAGAGTTCAGTGACCGAGCTCCCCACACACCAGGCCAGAATGGCATGCAAGCTCATCCCCACTCTGCTCCCCTAGCACGCAAAAACTCTACGGGATTAGAAACAAATATCcctatactgtacataataCATGGCTCCTGCTGGGTGCCACATTAAGTGAAGATTTATCATGCAGTCTGCGCACAGTGAAGATAGTGTCCAGTCCAATAGGAGAGtgggaaaagacaaaaaataactattatattagtcaattaattaataatgcagGAACTTACGGTTTGTCTGCAATAGCTTGCATTACAGTGTGTGATCTCACTGAACCTTgttatcattttattacattttctcatcatttttttcttagtCCAACTATTTATTCctatagttttgttttattttaaggcCATAATTTGACCTAAAATTAAGGCTGATCTGAGTAAGTGCATTCAAAGACAACTGTCATTCGTTCTTGATCTTGAATCAAATTATTGCATACCACTTtgaacattttatacagtaattgCTGTAAGTCTGGAACTCTGAATAAgatttctaaataaatatctCCCAGAAGTATTACAAGTGTAAAACATTGTACTATGGGTGGTCACTGAGCTCAATCAAACACCTAACCTTATACATTGCTGCTATATAGGACCACATGAAAAGTGCAGTAAGTGTAAGAAAATTTTGCGCTACGGTTGAATCATGCTTTTGGAAGTCACGAAGTAAGTTTCATGGACTTTAAATTATTCCAGGAAAGCATTCTCCAAAAGTAGTGCTCTCCTCTCTTGTATGTGGGTTGTTTCATATTGCCTGTGGCGACACATCTTTGGGCACAGCAGGTCTAATACATCAGATAACCAGATTCCCAGGAATGGTATTTTTAAATTCCAGATGACCACAGTGATATTTAACTTCACCTCATCTTATATAAGGTTGGCTGTACAGCTGCTTTTCACTCACCATGGCCCCTTTTTGTTGTGAAACCTTCCAGACATGTGAGGTTTTGACAAGAATACAAACAAGAAATTTAATTTTCAATAATTCAATAATTTTCTTTTGTGCTGTATTGGTTCATAGTGCTATGGGTGAACTGTGGTTAATACAAACTGTCAGCAGAATGACCATGTTCATAGTCATGTTGATGCTGTGTTCCTTTCGATTATGAAGGCATTTTTGAAAACAGACATGATCCACAGTGCTTCTTTTGAATATACCAAGTAAACATAAACATAGATGGAAAGTGATAATACAGTcgtgttacatttttaaacttggTATAACAGACTTTGTTTAGAACCAAGACAAAATTTGACAAAACTAATTTGccacctttttgttttttaacgtAATCTATCTATTTGACGATATGCAAATGTGATCCCGCAAGCCTTGAGAGTTAAATCATCTGTGCAGGGTTATTCTTGCACATATGTCAAAATACTGCTTATTTTAACCACTTTAGCCACTTTAGCCAGTCAATTTTGTGTCAGCCCACTGAAGCGAATTGTgccttttctgtgtttttctctgttttttttttgttcgttttttttttacacataaacaaCAATCAGGTcaaacagtgacattttttctAAGTAACTCTCTTTCCACATATTGTGGTCTGGCAAATAAGAATGCTCTCATTTCAAACATCACCATCTCTAACTAGCAATGTCCGGTGGTTACCTCCTGGCTGCCTGAGATGGCGCAGGCCCAGAAGATGTTTTTGTTGGTCTGTTTACTGGTTTGTCTGGGTTGTTTTTGGCTGCAGCTTTCAGTCTTGGCTCACCTTTGTtctgtcatgaaaaaaaagaaagacccTTAATCTTCATTCAGATTCCTGCGTTCTCTCTGCTCTTCCCTTCCCTGTCTCAAAAGCTCCCCAACTGCCTGTTGGACCCCTGGCTTTCCTCTCCCGGCTGCCCCCCACCCTGCCTCACACCCAAACCCCTACCCcctttccctcttccttcctccctgtcgGTGGTGTGCGTGACAGTAGCTCACTGAGAAGTGGAAATGAGACTAGTAAACAACGATTAGCTCCAGAGCCGGGCCAGCCTGGTCTGCCATTGGTCCTGTCTCCACACAGTGGAGCACCCACCCGCTAGCACATGACATGCAGCAGCATATagaccccacccccacctccacccaCCTCCAAATACCACCCCCTCAGCCAGAGTCAACGCAGGGTCAGGGCCAACCTTTCACAGCCAGGTTACAAGGGGTAATCACAGGCAAACACAGCAGCCACACGCAAAATGCACACACGACACCCCCCAGCCCACCCCTCCAACcctttcaacacacacacacacacacacacacacacacacacacacacacacacacacaacccaccCCTCATACCCTCCCAACACCCATACACTCCCTCCCTCAGCCACAAACCTGGTTCTAATTAGCGTGATGGGGATGCGAATGGCCACATGTGTACGAGGAGCAGACTCAggcaaggaggaggaggaggaggagatggtggTGTCGGtggagatgggggggggggggggggggtagggggATTCCCCCTATAGgaatagaggagaggagaaacagTCATCCCCAATGCAGTCAGTGTATTCGAAGACATTGCTATGTCTCTGGTTAACCGAGGAATCATTCTGGAGGCTTTGGTGCTCAGCCACACCGCATTTCTCAAGACAAACAGCTTTCAGGCAGAGCTCTGAACCAGCAAAACTCTCTACATCTGTAGAAGCGTGTGTAAGGACCATTACTGTGGAAGAATGACACATAATGCATAATGTAGTTACACTTAAGTTACTTTTATTGTTGCCTCCCTGCTCGTTGTCACAATTTAGGCATGCTGCGTCTATAAGACCTGTTAGTTATTCCGTACAATATAACCATTTTCTGGTGAAAGTGTAAGCAAATAAAAAGCTTTCTGTCATATCATTCATAGCagtaaaatgtttgcttttcagATTTAGTCACGCAATACTGTAAAAGAGTTGTAAAATCAGCCACACAGGcaaaaatcaattaaacttTATGATGAGATATAAAAATACAGCTCATGGTAAATGTTTTACTTGGCTTGTGACTTGTGTGCTGCGTGACTTTACCTCTGACtgtgaatgtaaaaataaatttagcttcatcatttgtttttataatgggTCAAAACAGGCCCCAAGCTTACCATTTATCTAAATTAtaactatatttctaaaagtctatatttaatatcatttttcaACATCCAGAGCTGCTTCTGTCCTCTCCCTTCTTCAGCCCtcatccttctcttcctctcctgctgATAATGACTGACTGTGCTTGTGTGTCAGTTTCTGTCCCTCTGACTTACGTCGGAAATGTTTTAGTACATTCAATTAGGGTCATTACGTACCTGCAAAAATAAACTTCACAGTCGGTaggaaaacaagaaacaaattGTGTATCCCGCGCAGggaaggaaaatgttttttctttgggGAATCAAATCCCTTTGAACTGAAAGTTTAATAAATTAATGCAAAAGGAATTTCAATGAATTATTATAATCAATGGCAAACACACaggctatctatctatcaatctatgaTGGAGcatacacaacaacaacaaacaaacaaaaactgactGATACATAACATGATTGTGCAACtatgaaaaaactaaacaaaaaagcAGAGCTTGGGATTTGTTACCTGAGGCAAGTAGTTAAATATAACCAAGATTTGACCTCAGACTTTTCATtgtttgccttttcttttctttttttcagattttcccTAATATTTCTGAGCACTGTAGCTTGAAAGGAGGGCGACTGTTAAAGGGGGCACCTGAAGTTTCAACACAGTCTAATTCATGTATCAATAATTTACAGATTTTCAGCACAGAACTATTGTGCTAGTTTATTGTATGAGTGTTCAGTCAAGTTATATTCTGCTACGTCCAGATGCAAAGGTGAATcattcaaagaaagaaagaaattaatcaaatatatgACAGTAATATTTCCACAGGGATCCTTAAGCTTATATTGATCTTGACACTGGTGATATTTTGTcatatgtaatatttttctttttaaacatataacCTACACATTTAGCCGTGATATCTTCTAAACGTTTATCTTCAGCGTTAAttcttaaaaaacagaaattaatgTCTTGAATTGCTGAAATCTCTAATATGTTTTGTgtataaatcaaataaaaaatgtataaaatacgGTTGGCTGAGGGTCTTTGGATGGGGTTAAGTGGTGCACACCTTTCTCTCAAGTTTATTTTTTgggcacattttatttttatcacaaaCTAACAACACTAGCTAAATTAATCTTTGCAGTTACAACACAATGAAAACGTTAGTTTTAAATATAACTGAATATTTGTTCTAGACTGAACATATATTAAAGCGTATCATTACAGACACGTTACTGCATACAGATTTTATCTGGTTAAATTTCCAACGGAGAATTTAACTGTTTTGATCTCTAAGATCTACAGAGACCATTAACTGGACACATAAATAGTGGTATGGTCACGCAGCTGGAAATAGAAGTACACATAAAGAGATTTTagaaaattcaattcaattgtaAAATCAAGTGTAGAGTTGGACAAACCGTAGCTATGCAAACATTTGTTTAGGCACGCGTACGCCCTGCTGAGTCTTCTGCAgccaatatttaaaaaaaaaaaatcatgatagaAAGATACACTTTGAAATGTGCAGACGCTGCCAGTCCTCCAATTAGTAAAACAAATTGGTTCGACACGTTTCCAACTGAGTCGTCACCAGTTGCTGGGTCTTTCCTCTGGAGTGGACGGCTGTCGTTCACGCTGCACGCTCAAAGTGTCACTGGATGCTCAGAAGCACGCGCCTCCGAGATCGGCGGACAGCGGGGAGATAATGTAGTGGGGTCTGCAGGGCTACCACAATGGGAGGAGTATGAAAGTTATCCTGAGCCCTGCCCACCAACTGCAAAACATATAAGACGCTGGAGTGAAGCAAAAAGCAGGCACTTAAAGCTTACATTTTGATGAAAAGACTGACTAAAGGcaacattttaattaagtaTTTCTCATAATGACCTCACTGTCACTTGATTAACACCTGCAATATTTTTGTCATCTGACATGGATATATgagcttttatttttctcccccccccttCCCAAATATACAATCACTGAACACACTTTGTtcaaagtcctttttttttctttttggaggAACAAGTGCACTGAAAATTTGTCACAATGGCGCTGGACACTGAGTTTGGTGTGAAGGGAAGCAGCATCATCAGGGAATGGAGTGGACAGGTCCAGCCGGCTCTGGTTGCCTCCTTAATTTTCCTCTTCTGTCTGGAAGCCTGTCTGTGGGTCAGGAACCTGAGGCTGAAAAGAAGACTGCCAGGACCCTTCGCCTGGCCCGTGGTTGGCAACGCCATGCAGCTGGGCCAAATGCCTCACATTACTTTTGCCAAACTAGCAAAAAAATATGGCAATGTGTACCAGATACGACTAGGTTGCAGTGACATTGTGGTTCTGAATGGAGAAAGAGCTATCCGTCAGGCTCTGGTACAGCACAGCACAGAGTTTGCAGGCAGACCAAACTTTGCCTCTTTCCAGATGATCTCTGGAGGCAGGAGCATGACATTTACTAATTACAGCAAACAGTGGAAAGCGCACAGGAAAATTGCCCAGTCCAGCCTTAGAGCCTTTTCCTCTGCAAACAGTCAGACCAAAAAAGCCTTTGAGCAGCATGTTACAGCTGAGGCCATGGAACTGGTGCAGGTATTTTTACGCCACAGCACTGATGGACGGTATTTTGACCCTTCTTATGAATTTACAGTAGCTGCTGCAAATGTGATATGCGCTCTCTGCTTTGGGAGGCGATATGGACATGATGACCTGGAGTTCAGGACCCTGTTGAGAAGGGTGAACAAGTTTGGAGAGACAGTAGGGGCAGGTAGCTTGGTAGATGTCATGCCCTGGCTTAAATCCTTCCCTAACCCAGTCCGCAGTGTCtatgaaaactttaaaaacctCAACGAGGAGTTTTTCGCCTTTGTGAAAGATAAAGTGGTGGAGCACAGAGAATCCTTCAACCCTGACATCACCCGGGACATGAGTGATGCCATCATCAATGTGATCGAGCATGGGAAGGACAGCGGACTGACCAAAGAGTTTGTAGAAGCAACTGTCACAGATTTAATTGGAGCAGGTCAAGACACAGCATCAACCTTCATGCAGTGGATTGTCCTGCTCCTGGTTAAATACCCAGACATGCAAGCCAAACTACAGGAGCTCATAGACAAAGTGGTAGGCCAAGACCGACTGCCATCAGTTGAGGACAGAAGTAACCTGGCATTACTGGACGCCTTCATCTATGAGACCATGCGCTTCACCAGCTTCGTCCCTGTCACCATCCCACATTCCACCACCTCAGACGTCACTATTGAGGGTCTCCACATCCCCAAAGACACAGTGGTCTTCATCAATCAGTGGTCTGTCAACAATGACCCCCTGACATGGAAGGACCCACACATCTTTGATCCGACACGCTTCCTTGATGAAAACGGGGCCCTCGATAAAGACAAAACCAACAGTGTCATGATTTTTTCAATGGGTAAAAGACGATGTATTGGTGACCAGATCGCCAAGGtgacagtgtttttattcacaGCAGTCTTGCTGCATCAGTGTAGCTTTGAGAGCGACCCCTCTGAGCCCCTCACTCTTGACTGCTCCTACGGGCTCTCGCTGAAGCCCCTCCGATTCTGTGTCAGCGCTAAGCTCAGGGGAAAGCTGCTTGGCTTAGTTTCCCCAGCATGAACATCCCAATACTGTGACTCAAGGCCAGCAAAGACTATACACTTCCCCACCAATAACATTTAACAGTGAGTATCAGCATACGTGCACTAAATcctattgttttaagactttcatatttaatgatgaTATTTAATGAATATCTTAACATGGTCTGTCTTTGAATTATTGTTCAGGGCTGAGAATATGATTTCAAAGATGTAATGTTAGTTAGAGTTAGAATTCAAGCTCATGGACTGTTGGGATTGGTGCAAAAGGGATGGCATTTCTGCTTCACAAAATATACTTGATCAGATTTTGTACATTATTGTAATTCTGAGtggtttgcttgtttttcatccACTATTGAGCATGTACATGTGCAGAATTAGCCACATCCCTTAAATGTCAATTTAAACTAACATAACTGTATATGAAATGCTTGTGAATGTAATGAAGTCACTTAATTGTTCTTAATTGTAATATGTAAAGAATATATTTAATCTTTGCTACATAAAGAAGttacaaaatattgtttttataagtTCATATTTCaggtatgaaaataaatgtaatgaagttTAATCTATTTCACTATCTACTGTACTCAAAGCATTTGAACACATTAAACAAAGAATgttgatgaaaagaaaaatagagaagCCGGGAAGCCAAGAGGAAGTCTTTCATCAAGGATCATCCGTCAGTGAAGAAGAGACATTGCCATGAACCATGAATACTTCCCAAACTTTATGTAACCAGggttttgttttactgtacaAGCACTGAGGCTACCCCATGCCAAACACAAGTCTCATCAGTACACACAATGCAGatgtttagcattttttttcagtcatgAGGCATTATCATATCAATGTTTGTTTGCAAAGTTTACAAAGTAAGATCTTCAGAGCTACTTGGATGTCACTACAATCTCTTATTCAAGAATTTATGCTATAATACCCAATGgatatgtttttctgtctgtgccaAGGCAACATTGGGTCTTGAATGTTTAAGCATTCACGAGAGAGGATACTTTGTTATCAATGTGTTGACTTTATATGATTGAAAATGGCAAAATAAGCTATAtctgaaatgaataaaatgaattgtCAGTGTAAAATATCAGTTTGTGTGTCTGGATTAAACTTTTACATCTATTCGCAGTTCTTTTTTACTATGTGCATGTCTGACTACATTATGAAACTAGTTTCTCAGTCTTAATGTATTATTTAGTCAGCGCCAGCACTGTCAGATATATGCCAACAATGTGACATGTGGCACCACCATTGTTTAGATGTTTGTCATTACTCATTGTTATAAAAATAGAAAGCTCTGAAATACTTGACTTGTGGCTGAATATCATTTAAacccaagtttttttttaaatgtagcatTTTGTTGCACAAATATGCACAGTTGAAGTGCTGAATTCTATTTTGATGCAGCCAAAACCCCAACAGCTACATTATCTCAGTGACCTTTCTCTAAGAGGAGATTATGCTAACACTAACACTATGCAACATACGTTTTATGGAACATCATAAATGGTGCTATTTGTGTATATTCAGTGTTTGGATCAGAAAATCCACAGCTTTCATAGTGATATCACAGGGCCCTTTTCCCTGGATGGTTAGAATTAACAGCTTGGCTGTGAATAACAGGCACcaaatcatgtttaaaatagCCATGGAAAGTCCATAGGGGAGTGCTAAGTCCATAAGAAAGTGCAAACAGCAAAGACATCTAACCCCagaggaaaaaataatcaactttAGTCTTTGTCCATTAATTGCCCGTTATTCTACCTTTGTAAGCTTCCATCCATTCCATTACATTGCAAAagtgcatcatttttaaacatgggCTAATTGGTATGTGGAGTTGTTTATCTTTAAAGAGTGTTATGGTAATCTCTATTATGTTCTTTGgcaataaaactgtaaatctgtAGTTTTTGGCAACGTGACCTATTAAGTAGCTGCTCTCCTTTTCCGTCATCCTACAAGGGACGCTGCTGGAAGCAGGCCTGAATGGGAATAGGACTAAGGTCTGCAGACTGTGGTCAAAATGGGAGGGGAGAGATAATAAAAAACCTGAGTCGCTGACCCCTCCCACCATAGAGATACATATAAGCGAAGTGTTAAGGCTTGAATCTGCATTCTTCGAAAGTGGTCATCTGAAGACGCGCTACGCTACAGACAACCACTCAACCTGATCGAGCTCATCTCACTGACTTCTGTAGAGGAGGGGTGAGACATGTGAGTGCTGCttggagtctttttttttggtacagCTGTTTTTGTCAATCTGATtataatacaacaacaaaaagagtattttaatatatttaagaCTCTACTAAGAAGAACTTGAAATGGTTTCCAGTTTTAAGTAAAAATTGCCTTATTCTTGGACGCAGTGGATGATAGGTGAACAACAAGATAATACAATGGCTCAAATGGACACTGAGTTTGGTGTGAAGGgcagcagcatcatcagagAATGGAGTGGACAGGTCCAGCCTGCTCTGGTTGCctcctttattttccttttctgtctggAAGCCTGTCTGTGGGTCAGGAACCTGAGGCTGAAAAGAAGACTGCCAGGACCCTACGCCTGGCCTGTGGTCGGTAACGCCATGCAGCTGGGCCAAATGCCTCACATTACCTTTGCCAAACTAGCCAAGAAATATGGCAACGTATACCAGATACGACTAGGTTGCAGCGATGTTGTGGTTTTGAATGGAGACAAGGCAATACGTCAGGCTCTGGTCCAGCACAGCACAGAATTTGCAGGCAGACCAAACTTTGTGTCTTTTCAGACTGTCTCAGGGGGAAAAAGTATGACTTTCACCAATTACAGCAAACAGTGGAAGATGCACAGGAAGATTGCTCAATCAACAATCAGAGCATTTTCATCTGCCAACAGTCAGACCAAAAAAGCCTTTGAGCAGCAAATTGTGGCTGAAGCCACAGAGCTAGTTGAGATTTTCCTTAAACTCAGTGCTCAGGGCCAGTATTTCAACCCTGCCCATGAGCTGACAGTAGCTGCAGCTAATGTGATTTGTGCCTTGTGCTTTGGAAAACGTTATGGACATGATGAGGTTGAGTTTAGAGCTATGTTACAGAGGGTGGATGAGTTTGGACAGACAATCGGGGCTGGCAGCTTGGTAGACGTAATGCCATGGCTTCAGTCTTTCCCAAATCCAGTCCGCAGTGTCTTCAAGAACTTTAAATCCCTGAACAAAGAGTTCTTTGGGTTTGTCCAGAGTAAGGTGGAAGAGCACAGAAAGACCTTTGATCCAGAGGTGACAAGGGATATGAGTGATGCCATTATTGGTGTAATTGATAAGGCTGACAATGACAATGGACTCACCAAAGGCCACACGGAGGGAACGGTGTCAGATCTGATTGGTGCAGGTCTGGATACTGTTTCCACTGCTCTTCACTGGATTATCCTTCTTTTGGCAAAATACCCTGAACTCCAAACAAAACTCCACATGCTCATTGACAAGGTGGTGGGGCGAAACAGGCTGCCATCTGTGGAGGACAGAAGTTGCCTGGCCTACCTGGATGCCTTCATATATGAAACAATGAGATTCACCAGCTTTGTGCCTGTCACCATCCCTCATTCCACAACCTCAGACGTCATTATCGAAGGTCTCCACATCCCCAAAGACATGGTGGTCTTCATCAATCAGTGGTCCATCAATCATGACCCCCTGAAGTGGAAGGATCCACATATCTTTGACCCCTCGCGCTTCCTAGATGAAAATGGCTCCCTGGACAAAGATCTCACCAACAATGTTATGATCTTTTCAGCAGGGAAGAGAAGATGTATTGGGGACCAGATTGCCAAAGTAGAGATATTTTTGTTCTTTGCAATTCTTCTTCACCAATGTAGCTTTGAGAAATGCCCCGATGAGGATCTGTCTCTAAACTGCTCCTATGGTTTAACACTGAAACCTTTAGATTACAAGATCACTGCCAAACTCAGGGGAGAATTAACTAAAGTCCAATAAAACTCCAACAGCAATGTTATATAAGGTATGTAttctaaaataaatattcatgtcTTGCATCACAGAGATTTTTTGTGTAACAAGCTGTTATTGACTTCAAAAATGCATTGCTCAGTTAGGATCAAATGATAAGCTTTCTTATTTcttctgacatttaaaattcTAACTGAATTCACTGTCACAAAGTATGTCAGTTCCTGTATAAAAAGTACCCTGTAAGGCATGTGAGTCTTATCCAAACTGTTAAAGCAATTTTACTCTCATAATTTGTGACTGCAAGAGAAAACCTAAATATATATGTACTGGCTGTGCTACATTAtgtgacaaacagaaaaaatgttatGAAAACTTTGATGTGGTGGCCAAAAACCACAGCTCATAATAAACCTTAAGTatgtattgttatttatatgaGGTTATTTGGTGGAGTAACCCTAAATTGCAATataaactgatgatgatgaatagaTTTCACTTCAGTGCTTTTTTTGCTGACGGAGAGAAATTATGTGCCAGCTGTTAAGTCTCAATTGAACAATTATTCATCCAGAAACTCAATTATCTTTGTATGTACTGAACCTTTCATGTTTAAGCTAAATACAAATACGGTGTGCAAATAAATTGTGCGTAATTCTGATAATAACTCAAGTCATATGTCTAAAAAGCCACTAATTTCAATTGTTGGTTAAACTGTCTTATTTCTTTACTGCACATATACATCATTCTATAAAATGGCTTTTGATGAAAACCACATTGTCTGAGCAGTGAGCTGTATAGAATAGATAAATAATGTTTCCATAATGAACATGACAGTCCTGTGTAATATGTGTACTCTACAGTGTGACTAAAGCTTTAAATggacaataaatattttttctgattTATAACTCATTCTTTGGGATGCATCATTCAGAGCAGTGAAAGCGTTAAGACTCACAGCACAGAGGCCAGAGAGGTCAATTCCTGACAAGCAGGCAGTGATTCACTCACAGCAAAGTACTCACAGTACAGGCAACAGCCACAAGCTTCACTCATCAATGTTTAATGTGGTTCACTCTGTACTTTTGACtgcaatgctttttttttcttatcaaacCCATTCAGATTCAGCCAAGTCACAGTTAACGCCCATTTACCAAAATACAGAGCTACTATTCAtcactttaatttaaatcaCAAGTAATTAAAGGTATAGGTCAGAAAAGactaaagacataaaacattgCCATTTAGGATTAGGAGTGAATCATGAATAACTACATTAAAGTCCTCAAAATATCATgagtcttattattattattattattatcat harbors:
- the LOC134000622 gene encoding cytochrome P450 1B1-like, which translates into the protein MALDTEFGVKGSSIIREWSGQVQPALVASLIFLFCLEACLWVRNLRLKRRLPGPFAWPVVGNAMQLGQMPHITFAKLAKKYGNVYQIRLGCSDIVVLNGERAIRQALVQHSTEFAGRPNFASFQMISGGRSMTFTNYSKQWKAHRKIAQSSLRAFSSANSQTKKAFEQHVTAEAMELVQVFLRHSTDGRYFDPSYEFTVAAANVICALCFGRRYGHDDLEFRTLLRRVNKFGETVGAGSLVDVMPWLKSFPNPVRSVYENFKNLNEEFFAFVKDKVVEHRESFNPDITRDMSDAIINVIEHGKDSGLTKEFVEATVTDLIGAGQDTASTFMQWIVLLLVKYPDMQAKLQELIDKVVGQDRLPSVEDRSNLALLDAFIYETMRFTSFVPVTIPHSTTSDVTIEGLHIPKDTVVFINQWSVNNDPLTWKDPHIFDPTRFLDENGALDKDKTNSVMIFSMGKRRCIGDQIAKVTVFLFTAVLLHQCSFESDPSEPLTLDCSYGLSLKPLRFCVSAKLRGKLLGLVSPA
- the LOC134001134 gene encoding cytochrome P450 1B1-like, with protein sequence MIGEQQDNTMAQMDTEFGVKGSSIIREWSGQVQPALVASFIFLFCLEACLWVRNLRLKRRLPGPYAWPVVGNAMQLGQMPHITFAKLAKKYGNVYQIRLGCSDVVVLNGDKAIRQALVQHSTEFAGRPNFVSFQTVSGGKSMTFTNYSKQWKMHRKIAQSTIRAFSSANSQTKKAFEQQIVAEATELVEIFLKLSAQGQYFNPAHELTVAAANVICALCFGKRYGHDEVEFRAMLQRVDEFGQTIGAGSLVDVMPWLQSFPNPVRSVFKNFKSLNKEFFGFVQSKVEEHRKTFDPEVTRDMSDAIIGVIDKADNDNGLTKGHTEGTVSDLIGAGLDTVSTALHWIILLLAKYPELQTKLHMLIDKVVGRNRLPSVEDRSCLAYLDAFIYETMRFTSFVPVTIPHSTTSDVIIEGLHIPKDMVVFINQWSINHDPLKWKDPHIFDPSRFLDENGSLDKDLTNNVMIFSAGKRRCIGDQIAKVEIFLFFAILLHQCSFEKCPDEDLSLNCSYGLTLKPLDYKITAKLRGELTKVQ